The Vibrio sp. 16 genome segment TATTTCTTACGCCGTGTTACACTGAGGCCACTATCATATGGCAATGGAATCAAGGATATGCCATCTCATTTACCTAAGGGCTTTAGCCGCCCATTCCTTAAGATTTTTCACGCGTTAGAAGCGTTGCTCTTGGTCGCCATCACGTTAGCCACCCTGTTTGCTATGGTTGAAGAGTTCATCCATGTCTTTGAACAGAAGAGGGTGCTGCTGACGGATATTCTGCTGATGTTTATCTACTTGGAAGTACTTGCCATGGTGCAGCAGTTTGTGATGAACGGAAAAATCCCCGTGCGTTACCCCATCTACATTGCGATGATGGCCATTGCTCGTTACATCACCCTAGGTATGAAAGAGATGGATGCGATGTTGGTGGTTTGGCTGTCAATAGCGGCATTTATTCTTGCCGCAGCCACCTTACTGATTCGTGTTGGTCACCATTACTGGCCGTATGTTGATAGAAATACGCTGGAAAAAGACGAATAGCGGGTTGAAAGGCAGGCCAAGAAAAAGGGAGAGTAAATTCCCACTCCTTCTTCGCGTTACTGTGACCCGTCCTATTCGCGTTGCGCACTTTCAAACCGCTTATAATAATCACGGGCACTCACGCAGAACCTGGGTTCCGCCTAATGTGAGTTAAAGAAAAAATGAAACGAAGAGTATTGTGTTTTGGGGCCACTCTCTGTGTGGCGATAGGCTTTCCTGCCGTGAGCCAGGATTTTCTGCCTGTTAAGCAAGCTTGTGATGAACGCTACACCAATGATTTAGACGACCTGAAAACGACCGAGCCATCGAACTATGATTATTATCATTATATAGCGAGTGGTGGTTGTCCCGGCGTTGAGCTAAGAGAGGGGCGTTTTGAGCGTATTAATCAGCATTTTGCTAGGCTTGGTAATTTTAAAGCTCAGTGGGAGCTGACACCGGATTATACGATACTGGTTGAAAAAGCAGCCGCTGGCTCTATTCCCGCCAGAGCAAAAATTGTTTCTGCTAATACCGTTCCGCAAACAGCGCATTATAGCCGTGATAAAGGCCTTGATGATTTGCAGCTGTCTGATGAGATAAAGCAGCGTTATATCTCACAGATATTAGAGCTTGCGGAAAAAGGGGATATCAGAGTGCTTCAAACGGCGCTGGCGTATTACCTATGGACACCAATCTCTTTATCTGGTGACGATGATGACGCTTTGGTGGCAGCAGAGAGGCTTAAGAAAGCACACCGGCTGATAGAGTTGTACGGTGATGACTACTTATGGTTGGAGGTGTTATATAATAACTGGTTGCTTGAGGCCAAAAATATCAGTTGGTGCGCCGAGAATATCAAAGGTAGGCAGTACTCTTCAGAGTTTGAAAAAGGGCTTTATAGTTTCAGTAGGCCACTTTTTTGTAGCAGTGTTTTTAATAAAAAATTATTTAATAAAATAGAGCAGATGAGTGATGTCAGCCGCCTGCATTTCTTTAAAGAGCAGATAGCCTCACTGGAGTTCGATTTTTCCGGCAACCCCCAGGCCAGATTAGATCAACTGAAAAAGTGGGACCGTACGCTTAACAAGTTGGCACTGTTAGCTCATTTTGATGTGCCATTAGTCAATGAAACTCTAGCTTTCTCTCTGATGTTACTGCCTTACGAGCCTAACCGTGATCTTGCCGGTTTTTACTGGCTGGATACGGAACATCACCCCTCTCCGTTGATGCGTTTGATAAGCAGCATATTTGGCAAAAACGGTTATGACGTTGAGAAGAGTGTAGATGAACAGATTATCCCCGAGATTTTGGCGAGCGAAAAATACTTTGGACTGGCATACACTTACCTGGGCAGAGATGATGAATACTATCAGTTTACTTTAAACAAGGTATTGCCAAAGGGCGATTGGAGTTCACTCTACACTTTTTATCTTATGTATAAGTATGAGGATAACACTCGAGCCTGGGCGATGATAAAAGCATTAGAGCAATATGACGAATATATTGCAAAGCAGGTGGAAGAGGACTTTTTTTTGGGTGGGCTTAGCGAACCCGACAAGAAAGCGGTTGAAAAAGTGATGGAAGAAATACGGCCATATCTCCCAGAGCAGAGTAAGGAGCACTTTTCAAAGGTATCCTGGCAGGAAAATATACAACCCTACCTGTTAAGGCAACTATCGTTACTTATTGAGCAAGAGGAAAATAAGTCCAGCCTGAAGGACTGAGTATATATTTGGGGCTATCCTGGCAAGATTGGCTCCAATTGAGTTCTTATAACAAAGTAAGGGCTCATATAGCAGAACAGATAGCTGGGGGCTCATCATTAGCTGATGAGGCAGGTCGCTGTCTAATCCGCGGGGCAAAGTGAGTAAATAGCGTGAAAAAGCCCCTATTTACAGGGGCTTGGTAAGACTAAGTAAGCTCAAAGAGACTCAAAAAACCTTATTCGATATTTTGGATCTGCTCACGCATTTGCTCAATCAGAACTTTCAGTTCAACACCAGATGCGGTGATGTCTGTGCTGATTGACTTAGAAGCCAGTGTGTTTGACTCGCGGTTAAACTCTTGCATCATAAAGTCTAAACGGCGACCGACCGCGCCACCTTTCTTCAAGATATTAGTGGTTTCTTTGACATGAGAGTCTAGGCGATCAAGCTCTTCAGCAACGTCTGATTTTTGTGCTAGTAGAATCAGTTCTTGTTCAACGCGTGAAGAGTCTAATTCAACTTTTGCGTCTTCAAACTTAGTGAACAGACGCTCACGTTGCCATTCTAGAATCTCAGGCATGCGCGCTCGTACTTTTACGACTTCGTCTGTGATCGCATCTAGACGCTGTTCAATGAGAACCTTCATATTGTCGCCTTCACGGCCACGCGCTTCGATAAACTCGCCAAGCGCAGCATCAAAAGCGGCCAGCAAATCTTTATTGACGGCGTCCATATCTTGCTCTGGTGTTTCCATCACACCTGGCCAGTTCATGATTTGGAATGGGTTAAGACGGCTCTCATCACCAGACAGTGCCATTACCTGATTTGCCGCGCTGATGACTTGTTTCGCCAAGTCTTCGTTGATGGTCAATTCGCCTTTTGCTGCTGGGTTGGCTTCAAAACGGAGCGCACATTCAACCTTACCGCGAGCAAGGCGCTTGCGAAAACGCTCACGCAATATTGGCTCTAGGCCGCGGAATTGCTCTGGCAAGCGGAAGTAGGTTTCCAGGTAGCGTTGGTTAACACTACGAATTTCCCATACGGCGCTGCCCCAATCGCCTTTTGCTTCTTTACGAGCATAAGCCGTCATACTGTAGATCATCGAATTTTCCTGTTTAATCATCTTTGAAAATAACGCGAGGCAATAGTAGCACAGATCTGAGACGGATAGCTTTGAAGAGCAAACTTCGCTATAATCCTGCTCCAACCAAAAACGTCTCCCCCTTCATATAAGGTAGATGCCAATGCGTCCAAACGATCGCAAGGCGGATCAAGTTCGCCCAATCAAAATTACTCGTAACTACACAGCTTATGCAGAAGGTTCTGTATTGGTTGAATTCGGCAATACAAAAGTACTTTGTAATGCGACCGTTGAAGAGAACGTTCCGCGCTGGCTAAAAGGTCAGGGTAAAGGCTGGGTAACCGCTGAATACGGCATGCTTCCACGCTCTACACATTCGCGTATGCGTCGTGAAGCGGCAAGCGGCAAGCAAGGTGGTCGTACGATGGAAATCCAACGTCTGATTGCTCGTAGCTTACGCGCGGTAGTTGACCTAGAAGCGATGGGCGAAATCATGGTGACGGTAGACTGTGATGTAATCCAAGCGGATGGTGGTACGCGTACTGCGTCTATCTCTGGTGCGAGCGTTGCGATGGCTGATGCATTCCAACACTTAGTAGAGAAAGGCAAGCTAAAAGCGAACCCAATGAAAGGCCATGTAGCTGCCGTTTCTGTGGGCATTCTAGGTGAAGACATTCTGTGTGACCTTGAGTACACAGAAGATTCAGCAGCTGATACCGACATGAACGTAGTGATGACTGAAGATGGTCGCATGATTGAAGTTCAAGGTACGGCAGAGGGCGAACCGTTCACCCACGCTGAGCTGATGAAGTTGCTGGAGTCGGCGACCAAAGGTATTACCGAGATCGTCGCGGCGCAGAAGGCGGCGTTAGAAAATTAATTTTTAGATAGCTCCCAATTGGGGGCTATTTTTTTATTTTCGTCATAGATAGCATTGCAGCGTTGTTAACTGCACGCTTTCCCCCTAATCACATAGGTTCCCTATGCTCATAGGGCTGAAAGCGCTTGTTGCCTAGCTGCCAAGCCATCTATTTAGAAAATGTTTCTTTATGTTATGAACCGTCTAGAAAACTAGACCTTTTATTTAGAGAGAAAGTAATGAAAGCATACCAGCGTGAATTTATTGAGTTTGCACTAGAGAAAGAAGTCCTAAAATTTGGCGAGTTTACTTTAAAGTCTGGCCGTAAGAGTCCGTACTTCTTTAACGCTGGTCTTTTCAATACGGGTCGTGACTTAGCGCGCCTAGGTCGCTTCTACGCAGCAGCGCTAGCGGATTCTGGCATTGAGTTTGATGTGCTATTTGGGCCTGCATACAAAGGCATCCCAATTGCGACGACGACAGCAGTTGCTCTTGCTGATCACCACGATGTAGATACGCCATACTGCTTTAACCGTAAAGAAGCGAAAGATCACGGTGAAGGTGGCAACCTAGTGGGTAGCGCACTGGAAGGTCGTATCATGCTGGTGGATGACGTGATTACTGCGGGTACGGCAATCCGTGAGTCAATGGAAATCATCCAAGCAAATGGTGCAGACCTAGCGGGTGTTTTGGTTGCGATTGACCGCCAAGAGAAAGGCAAAGGTGAGTTGTCTGCAATCCAAGAAGTTGAGCGTGACTTTGGCTGTGCAATTATCTCGATTGTTAGCCTGACTGACTTAGTGACCTTCCTAGAAGAGAAAGGGACTGACGCAGAGCACCTAGAGGCAGTCAAAGCCTACCGCGCTGAGTACGGCATCTAAGTTGTTGAACCACTGGTAAGACTAAAAAGGCATCCCGTTGGATGCCTTTTTTGATGTTATTTATAGCGTGAACCTTTGCCCATGGCTCTGTCGACCATTGTTTTGTAGCGCTTATGCACCCACATCCACTGATCGAGTCCGCGCAGGATCACCTTTTCGATCGCTCGGTTCATCACCCTTGCTGCGCCTTCTGCATCTTTACGAGGGAAGTCTGCGCTAAATTCGTCATCCACTTGCAAGGTGTAGGTCGAGCCTTTTCGGAAGCTTGATGCGGTAACCACCGCACATTTACTCGCATCAATCAGAACGCCAGTTCCGGCTGTAGTACATGCGTCCTCAACAGCAAAAAATGGCACGAAAACAGCATTTTTGCGCCCATAGTCATGATCTGGTAGGTACCATAGTCGGCCGCCGCGGCGCAGAATCTTGAGCATACCTTTAACGTCTTTGCGATCGACCATTTGGTTGCCAAAACGAGTACGTCCCCAAGTTTGGATGAAGTCGTACACCGGATTGTCATGCGGGCGATATACGCCATAACCCGGAGCGAAGGTGGCAAATGCACGAGCGGTAATCTCTAAGTTGAGCGCATGGGTGCAGACAACTAGCACGCCCTTCTTTTGTTTGTCGAGTTCAACAATCTGTTCAATATTCTTAAATTGGATTAAGCGTTTAAAGCGCCACTCTGGCCAAAACCAAGCTATGCCTGTTTCAATTAGAGCTAAGCCAGTATTTTTGAGATTCTCTTTAACAATTTTTTCTCGCTCAGCGGTACCCATATCAGGGAAGGCGAGTTCTAAATTGCGACGGACAATGTGAGCGCGGCTTTTAAGTGCGACTGCGGTCAATGACCCGATGCCTCGCCCAAGCTTAAGTAGCACTGCATAAGGCAGGACGGTCACAACTAAGCCCAGTAGTCCAAAGCCAAGCCAGATTCCCCAATTCTTTGGGTGTACTTTCTGAGTAAAGGTCAGTTCGTTATTTAGTGTGTTCATGGTTTAGCATCATTGAAATGAGTTTTTGCCAAAGCGCTTTCGTCTTACGGCGCGCAAAGAAGTGGACATGAGTGAGTAGGTACAGTTTCCAATCATTATATCGGCTGCCTACACCATCGATGACTTGAGGTATGAGCTCTGTCCCTTGCTTTTTCATGAGGATATGGCCGGGGCTGACATCACAAATGCTGATCGAGTGCTCAAGTAGGTAGTGCTCTATGCGGGTGAGTATTTGCAGAGCTTCTTGTTGAGAAACTGATTCATCCGCGAGCATCTCTTTTAATGGTCTTCCTGATGTTCCGTCATCGTTAACAACACGATCGAAGACCAAACCAGGGCCTAAGTTTGTTTCTACCCAGCCATAACATTTAGGTATGAAATGAAAAGGGACACCACGCTTTTCGAGTTGACCAAAGTAGTACGACTCCATTTCATTTTGTTGTCGTACAACTTTCGTATGCTTCATGATCTCTTCCATCGGGTGATAAACCTTGATGCACAAACTTGGATTATCCGGGTGCTCAAAGCATATCCTTTCATTCCCAGTGCCAATCCTTTTGGTCTGAGATAAGTCTAGAACAGAAGACATGAAGTTCCTCTTATTGAATCTGCGCGCTTAGGAGTGCCCAGTACTCATCAAAATTTGCAGTAGGCTGATATTTAAAGTCTGAGCGAACAAAGCGATTTAGGCTACCTTCTACTTGACCTAAAAGCTGGGCGGCTAAGATTTTCTCATCGACAGGGAAGGATTTTCCTTCACGCAACTTACGTTCACGTAAAATTTGGCGCAATGACGTCTCGATGCGTTCATACAGTTGGTTGATGCGCTCACGAAGACGTTCATTTTCAAACATCAACGCATGACCAGAGAGAATTCGGCTCAGGCCTGGATTACGCTCAGAGAAAGCCAGAATTAACTGCAGAACAAGGCGAATGCGCGTTAGTGTGTCTTTTTCTTCATCGAGAATGCGGTTAATGCGTGACATTAAAGACTCTTCGATAAACTCAATCAGGCCTTCAAACATGCGCGCTTTACTAGGAAAGTGGCGATAAAGAGCGGCTTCTGACACGCCTACTTGCTTGGCAAGCTTTGCGGTCGTGATACGCGACGCGCCTTCATTGGATTCCAGCATCTCAGCGAGCGCCTGTAAAAT includes the following:
- a CDS encoding phosphate-starvation-inducible protein PsiE, yielding MPSHLPKGFSRPFLKIFHALEALLLVAITLATLFAMVEEFIHVFEQKRVLLTDILLMFIYLEVLAMVQQFVMNGKIPVRYPIYIAMMAIARYITLGMKEMDAMLVVWLSIAAFILAAATLLIRVGHHYWPYVDRNTLEKDE
- the lpxL gene encoding LpxL/LpxP family Kdo(2)-lipid IV(A) lauroyl/palmitoleoyl acyltransferase, with protein sequence MNTLNNELTFTQKVHPKNWGIWLGFGLLGLVVTVLPYAVLLKLGRGIGSLTAVALKSRAHIVRRNLELAFPDMGTAEREKIVKENLKNTGLALIETGIAWFWPEWRFKRLIQFKNIEQIVELDKQKKGVLVVCTHALNLEITARAFATFAPGYGVYRPHDNPVYDFIQTWGRTRFGNQMVDRKDVKGMLKILRRGGRLWYLPDHDYGRKNAVFVPFFAVEDACTTAGTGVLIDASKCAVVTASSFRKGSTYTLQVDDEFSADFPRKDAEGAARVMNRAIEKVILRGLDQWMWVHKRYKTMVDRAMGKGSRYK
- the rph gene encoding ribonuclease PH — encoded protein: MRPNDRKADQVRPIKITRNYTAYAEGSVLVEFGNTKVLCNATVEENVPRWLKGQGKGWVTAEYGMLPRSTHSRMRREAASGKQGGRTMEIQRLIARSLRAVVDLEAMGEIMVTVDCDVIQADGGTRTASISGASVAMADAFQHLVEKGKLKANPMKGHVAAVSVGILGEDILCDLEYTEDSAADTDMNVVMTEDGRMIEVQGTAEGEPFTHAELMKLLESATKGITEIVAAQKAALEN
- a CDS encoding YrbL family protein; the protein is MSSVLDLSQTKRIGTGNERICFEHPDNPSLCIKVYHPMEEIMKHTKVVRQQNEMESYYFGQLEKRGVPFHFIPKCYGWVETNLGPGLVFDRVVNDDGTSGRPLKEMLADESVSQQEALQILTRIEHYLLEHSISICDVSPGHILMKKQGTELIPQVIDGVGSRYNDWKLYLLTHVHFFARRKTKALWQKLISMMLNHEHTK
- the slmA gene encoding nucleoid occlusion factor SlmA, translated to MAGTRKTNRREEILQALAEMLESNEGASRITTAKLAKQVGVSEAALYRHFPSKARMFEGLIEFIEESLMSRINRILDEEKDTLTRIRLVLQLILAFSERNPGLSRILSGHALMFENERLRERINQLYERIETSLRQILRERKLREGKSFPVDEKILAAQLLGQVEGSLNRFVRSDFKYQPTANFDEYWALLSAQIQ
- a CDS encoding YicC/YloC family endoribonuclease produces the protein MIYSMTAYARKEAKGDWGSAVWEIRSVNQRYLETYFRLPEQFRGLEPILRERFRKRLARGKVECALRFEANPAAKGELTINEDLAKQVISAANQVMALSGDESRLNPFQIMNWPGVMETPEQDMDAVNKDLLAAFDAALGEFIEARGREGDNMKVLIEQRLDAITDEVVKVRARMPEILEWQRERLFTKFEDAKVELDSSRVEQELILLAQKSDVAEELDRLDSHVKETTNILKKGGAVGRRLDFMMQEFNRESNTLASKSISTDITASGVELKVLIEQMREQIQNIE
- the pyrE gene encoding orotate phosphoribosyltransferase, which produces MKAYQREFIEFALEKEVLKFGEFTLKSGRKSPYFFNAGLFNTGRDLARLGRFYAAALADSGIEFDVLFGPAYKGIPIATTTAVALADHHDVDTPYCFNRKEAKDHGEGGNLVGSALEGRIMLVDDVITAGTAIRESMEIIQANGADLAGVLVAIDRQEKGKGELSAIQEVERDFGCAIISIVSLTDLVTFLEEKGTDAEHLEAVKAYRAEYGI